The DNA region CGCGCAGGTTGACAATCCAGTACTCAGTGATCCCTGCTGTCGCGTAAAGAGCGCTTTTGGCGTTGCGGTCGTCGCTGAGGGTGGAGTCGCTGACCTCGACGAGGAGCAAGACATCATCGGGGCCGGGATGACGGCTTGCATAGAGCCGAGGAGAACCCTGCGCCACGACAATATCTGGCTGTGGCTGGCTATTGCTGCTGGTCAGAACAATGGGGTTCTCGGTGCGAAGGTGGCAGTCTATCCCTGTAAAGGCGCGGTTGAGGGCAACATGGCTCAGAGGAATCGTAGACGAGTGGGGGGGATCGGGTGGCTTTTGTTCAAATATATCTCCGTCGAGGAGCTCCAGGCGCTCGTCTTCGCGGAACAGACCCAGGCGGATGGCGCACTGGAACTCCTCCACGCTCCAGCGGCGGCGGGCGAAAGCGGCACTCATGGGGGTATTTTATCAGGCATCAGAAAGTCGAGAGTGGCGTGTGGCAGCATTTACAAACTTGGATTGGCGACGATTGGACACCCGCGCGGTTGTTGAGGCGGGGGGCCTTGCAACGATCACGAAGGCGCAGTGGGAGCGCTGTGTGTTTGAGCTGTTGGAGGAAGATTATGAGGTAGTTACGCTGGACTGCGGGGGGGATATCGATACGATGGCTCGCAATTTTGGGGTTTTGTGGCAGTGGGAAACGCTGTTTGGCTATACCGTGCAGAGAATGAACCTTGATGCAATACGCGATGGCTTGCTTGAGTCATGGCCCACGAAGGCTGGGCGGCTTGTGTTGGTGCTGGTAAACGCAGAGCGCATCTGGAAAGAGAGCCGTCGAGAGTTTCTCTATTTCCTAGATTTTGCTCGAGAAAAGAGTCGATGGGAGCTTGCTCTGGGAACCCGCTTCTTTACCCTTCTCGTGGTCGAAGCGGAAAAAGGGGTTATACCAGCACAAGGCTATTGTGGGTTTTCCTCGACACATTTCTTTCCCAATCAGAAGTAAAGTAACAATAGTGGGAGGGTACCCGGTGGGCCGCTTTAGCCACCCGAATTTATGCGCCCGAAACCGAAACGCCGCCCATCACCACAGCCGCCAGTTGCCCGTCATCAGGACATAGGCCCCCAGCGCCGCGTTGGTCACCCCGTGCGCAACGACACAGGCAAGGAGCGACTTTGTGATCCGCAGGAGCCCTGCCATCAGTGCGGCGTAGCCCAGGGCTGCCAGCCACTCGGGGTGCGCGACTCCAAACATCCCCGCAACCATCGCCGCCGCGGGGAGCGAGAAGGCCGTGAGCGGGAGCTCGCTCCACTTCTCCTGGTTGGTGC from Armatimonas rosea includes:
- a CDS encoding Uma2 family endonuclease, whose product is MSAAFARRRWSVEEFQCAIRLGLFREDERLELLDGDIFEQKPPDPPHSSTIPLSHVALNRAFTGIDCHLRTENPIVLTSSNSQPQPDIVVAQGSPRLYASRHPGPDDVLLLVEVSDSTLSDDRNAKSALYATAGITEYWIVNLRDRQLEVHRHPQNGIWTQTQVIAATGNIAPLSAPNSPVAVADLLP